In Actinopolyspora saharensis, the genomic window CTTGACCCCCGAAGCCGTCGGCATCCGCGACACCAAGGACCGCTCCGGCGGCACCCTCGCCGTGCACCCGCGGGCCTGGGCCGGCTTCGTGAACCGACTCAAGACCGGCGAGTACGACCGGGGCTGAGCACGCGGCTCCCACAGCAGGGCGCCACTCGCACCCCCTTCACGAACGGCGCCCTGCACAGCACCAACCTCCCCGACGCCGAAACGCTCCCGCAGCCCACAACGACCCCGAGGCGCGCGGACCTCCTTCTCCCGGCACGGAACCTCCAGCATCACCAACACTCCTCACGCTGCGAATGATTTCTTTCACGATCTGTCTTCAGTGAATATTACACAGAGATAGTTACAGATAAATCACTCGCGCAGGTGATAGTCGTATGATCAGAGCTGACTCCGACCGATCCGGGAAGGCTGATGACCGCTACCGACTCGCCCGCCGTGCTGCGGCGCTACATCGCGTTCGAACTCAAACGGCTACGTGAGGCACGCGGATGCACCCAGGCTCAGGTGGCCAGCTACATGCGGTGCGCCCAGAGCCGCATCACCCACATCGAAAGCCAGCGCAACCTGCCCAGGCTGGAGTTCCTGGAGAAGCTGCTGCGCTACTACGACTGCACCGAGGATCAGGTGCGCCACTTCGGCGGGCTGCTGGAGCGGGCCAACACCAAGTCGTGGTGGACCGGAATCGACCACAGCAGGGAGCCACTCCAGTTCGACCTCTACCTCGGCCTGGAAGACGGAGCCTCACGGATCGAGAGCTACGACCCGCTGCTCATCCCCGGCTTGCTGCAAACCCCGCGATACACCGAGGCCATCGTCCGCGCGGGGCAGCAGACCGAGCACGACCTCGACCGGCAGGTGGATCTCCGCGTTCGACGACAGTCAGCACTGACGCGCCCGGACAGTCCCACCCACCTCTGGGCGGTCATCGACGAGCAGGCTCTCGATCGCCCTGTCGCGGAACCAGCAGTCATGCGCGAGCAGCTGGACAAGCTGCTGGACACCGCCGAGCTCGCCAACGTCACCCTGCAGATCTGTCCCGTCGCCGTCGGCGGGCACCCGGCCCTGACCGGGCCGTTCACCATCCTGCACTTCCCCATGCCGCACGACCCCGGGGTCGTCTACATCGAGACTCGGATCAAGGGCTTCTGGTTCGAGGAGCAGCCCGAGATCGACCAGTACACCCAGATCATGAATCACCTTCGCACTATCGCCGCTTCTCCGGAACAATCGAAGAAACTCCTCAACGACAAGCGCGAGGAACACATCTGATGCAGCACGAGGCAGCACACCACTGGCGGACCTCCAGCTACTCCAACGACATCGGCCAGTGCGTCGAAGTCGCCTTGACCCCCGAAGCCGTCGGCATCCGCGACACCAAGGACCGCTCCGGCGGCACCCTCGCCGTGCACCCGCGGGCCTGGGCCGGATTCGTGAACCGACTCAAGACCGGCGAGTACGACCGGGGCTGACCGCGAGCCACGCCGCGCCGGGCCTCGCCCGAGCACGCGGGCACCGCCCGGCGCCCTCCCCCAACCGAGCTAACTGCACCCCTGTCCGAGTGAGAGCACGGTCACATGGGGGACGTTTCGATCACCGGGACATGGCTGTTCGTCCGTCGATTAGGGTGATCGTGGCCGCTCGGTGGTGTTGTTGGTCGTGGCGAGCGGGCTGGCGAGTTCGAAAGGGGGCGGTGATGACCGATCCGAACGCGGAGGAAGCCGGTTTCGCGGGGGCGAGCGCCGCGCTGGGCAGCATCCAGAAGGAGAACTCCTGGATCCAGCAGCAGATCGACGGCGGCGGGCTGAGCATGGAGCCCAGCGCCGCCGACGAGGCGGCCAAGGTCTACGAACGCGAGGCAGAGGAAGTAATCAAACTCTCCACGCGAGCTGAGCGATTGCAGCAGGTGCCGGGGCTGGGCGACTACCCCTCGGGGCGGCAGCTGGCGGCCAAGTTCGGGCAGAAGGCCAGCAACGGTACCAACGGCGCGGCCGACCTGATGAGGCAGCTCGCGGAGGAACTGCGTCGCAAGGCCGACTTGTTCCGGCAGGCCAAGCAGAAGTACCAGGCCACCGATGATCAGGTGGCCCAGGACGTGCGGAGGAGTGCGCAGTGAGCAGCTGGAAGCGTGCGATGCTCGCGGCCGTCTCGGGAGTGGCCCTGCTCGGAGCGCTGGGGTGCTCACCGAGCGGCTCCGGAGACACTTCGGACAGTCCTTCCGCGACCCAAGCCTCCGGGGGAAAGTCGTTGGAGAGCCTCGACCCGTGCACGATGCTCTCCGAGGCCGAGCTGAAGTCCTTCGGGCTTGAGTTGCCGGGCGAGCCCACGGAGGATCTGCCCTGGAGTCCAGGGTGCTACTACGAGGGCGATCCTATTACGCTCACGCTGTTCAAGGACACGCGGAACACGGTCTCCTCCAACGCGGAGAAGTCCACCTGGGCGGAGTTCGAGCGTCTCCAGGTCAACGGCCGTTCTGGAGCCCGGACCATCACCAAGGGCGCGACGCAGGCGCGGATCTGCAACGTGATGTTCGACGCCGGAGACGGGCTGATCCAGGTCCAAGCTACCGAGTCCCGTCTCCCCGAGAGCGTCGACGAGTGCGCCAAGGCGTTGGAGATCGCGAAGAAGGTCGAGCCGAACGTGCCGGAGCCGGCGTAACGATGCGCCGTGCTGGTTCGAGCCCGGCCAGGGGCAAGCGTGCGGTGCTCGCGGCCGTCTCGGGCGTGGCCCTGCTCGGAGCGCTGGGGTGCTCACCGAGCGGCTCCGGAGACACCTCGGACGACTCCTCCACGACCCAGGCCTCCGGGGGAAAGTCGCTGGAGAACCTCGACCCGTGCACGATGCTCTCCGAGGCCGAGCTGAAGTCCTTCGGGCTGGAACCGACGGGCGAGCCCAACAACGACCTGCCGTGGCGGCCTGGGTGCGGCTACGAGGGGGACCCCATCTCCGCCACGCTGTTCAAGGACACGCGGAACACGGTCTCCTCCAATGCGGAGAAGGACGTCTGGGCGGAGTTCGAGCGTCTCCAGGTCAACGGCCGTTCCGGAGCGCGGGCCATCACCAAGGGGTCGACGCAGGCGCGGATCTGCAACGTGATGTTCAACGCTGGAGACGGGCTGATCCAGGTCCAAGCCAGTGAGGACGGTCTTTCCGACGAAATCGACGAGTGCGCCAAGGGGTTGGAACTCGCGAAGAAGATCGAGCCAACCGTTCCGGAACCTGTATGAGGGGGTGCCATGGGATTCCTCGGCTGGCTGGGTGATCAGGCCAGCTCGGCGGCGGATGCCGTCGGTGACGCGGCCAACGCCACCTGGGGCGCGGTGACCGACGCCGCCGGGACGGTGCGCGACGACGTCGGAAGCGCTTTCGGCTTCGACACGCGCGCCGAGAACGCCCAGCAGGAGCGGGCCGCCAACGCCAAGGAGCAGGGCCAGCAGCTGCGCGAGGAGCTGGCCCAGCGCAACCAGCGGCTCAACGCCCCGGCGGGCTACGACCCGCCGTCGATCACCCAGCAGGAGAACTGGCAGTCCTACGACCACCAGCGGATCTACGACACCAACCAGAACACGCTGAGCCAGTCCGACGCCGAGGCGGTGGGCGAGGCCTGGCGCAACATCGGCGAGGAACTGGGGGAGATCGGCGAGCGGCTGCGCAAGGACTCCGCCAAGGCCATCGACAGCGGCTGGTCCGGCCAGGCGGCCGAGGCCGCCAAGGAGTCGGCGCAGCCGCTGGCGGAGTGGATGAGCGGCAGCGGCGAGAGCTTCCGGATGACCGGCAACAAGATCGCCGAGGCCGGCTCGGCTGCGGGCCAGGTCAAGGCGATGGTGCCGCCGCCCAAGCAGTACGACAAGAGCCAGGCCGTGACCGCGGGGCTGCTGAGCGCCGGAACCGGTGTCGCCAACGACGCGGTGCGGCAGATGAACGAGCAGAAGCAGGCGGAGCGCAGCGCCCAGGAAACCATGAGCCGGGTCATGGGGGCGACCTACCAGAACGTGGACGGCACGGTTCCCGCCTACAAGGACCTCGACGGCAACGAGACCAAGCCGCAGTCGAAACCGGGTGACGGCGGAGGCACCGGCAGCGGCACGGGCGGTACCGGCGGCTACGGCGGCACCGGCGGTGTCGGCGGTGTCGGCGGTGGTGGCCCGGTGACCGCGGGCTATCCGAACGGCAGCGGGGTGACCGGTGGTTCGCCGGGGCAGTCCGCGCAGCCCGGCTGGAACGGCTCCGGTTCCGGTGGTGGCCAGCTTCCCGGAGGTGGCTACGGCTCGGCCGGCAACGAGTCCGCCTGGGCCACGAACCCGGGCGGTCCGGGCGCGGGCGGTGCCCAGGGCGGAGCCGGCGCCGCCGGTGGCGTCGCGGGTGGACGCGGCGCGGCCGGAGGAGCCGGTGGCGGTGCGGGCGCCGGTGGCTACGCCGGAGGCGGTGTGCCCGGCGGAGCCGGGGCCGGACGCGGCGGAGCTGTGGGCCCGGGCGGTCGGGCCGGAACGGGCGCGACCCCGGGCAGCGGTTCCTCCGGAAGCGGGGCCGCCGCGAGCGGTGCCTCCGGCCGTTCCGGCGGAGGCCGGATGCCCATGGGCGGAGGCGCCGGGCAGAACCAGGGCGGTGAGGAAGAGGAGCACGAGCGTCCCAGCTGGCTCGAGGAGTGGGACGACGTGTGGTTCAACGACATGCCGCGGACCGCCCCGCCCGTCATCGAATGAGTTGGGGAGAGGTCTCGGAGCCCTCCGCGTGGCGGTGCGGGTGGCTCGCCAGTTTTGCCTGAAACTGGGAGTTGTCCACAGCGCCCCGATCGGTCCCCAGCCCACTGGGGAAACTCAGTTTTGCCTGAAATTGGGAGACCGCGGGAAACGAAGAACGGCCCGGCCTCGTTCCGGGGTGACTACGAGGCCGGGCCGATTCGCCCCTCGGGCAACGCTTTCAGGTCTCAGTCAACCGACACGGCGTTCCACCGCTGGGAGAGGCTGTCCACGTCCTCGTACAGCACGATGCTTCCCCCGCGGTGCAGATTCCGGTAAGGGCTGAGCACCATGTTGCTGTCGTTGAACGGCGAGATGCGCAGTCCTTCGTCCTTGCGCACCGACCACCACTGCGCGCGGTCGCCCCGGTCGCACTCCTTCTGAACCACGCGCCGCCGCGAGTCGTCCTCCTTCGGCGCCATGCACAGCCCGGAACCGACGTTCTTGATCCGGAACACGTCGCGATACCCGGTGCGCAGGAACTTCCACTGCTCCTGGAAGCGCTGCGAACCG contains:
- a CDS encoding PPE domain-containing protein — its product is MGFLGWLGDQASSAADAVGDAANATWGAVTDAAGTVRDDVGSAFGFDTRAENAQQERAANAKEQGQQLREELAQRNQRLNAPAGYDPPSITQQENWQSYDHQRIYDTNQNTLSQSDAEAVGEAWRNIGEELGEIGERLRKDSAKAIDSGWSGQAAEAAKESAQPLAEWMSGSGESFRMTGNKIAEAGSAAGQVKAMVPPPKQYDKSQAVTAGLLSAGTGVANDAVRQMNEQKQAERSAQETMSRVMGATYQNVDGTVPAYKDLDGNETKPQSKPGDGGGTGSGTGGTGGYGGTGGVGGVGGGGPVTAGYPNGSGVTGGSPGQSAQPGWNGSGSGGGQLPGGGYGSAGNESAWATNPGGPGAGGAQGGAGAAGGVAGGRGAAGGAGGGAGAGGYAGGGVPGGAGAGRGGAVGPGGRAGTGATPGSGSSGSGAAASGASGRSGGGRMPMGGGAGQNQGGEEEEHERPSWLEEWDDVWFNDMPRTAPPVIE
- a CDS encoding RICIN domain-containing protein, which encodes MKLNKRIALVLAAAFSMVGVMGAGAGAAEQHGQQEQVRPQARDAQTSINAGEPYHLYNRSIHQFLFPRHWSTSEGHKLGMWNKHKTGSQRFQEQWKFLRTGYRDVFRIKNVGSGLCMAPKEDDSRRRVVQKECDRGDRAQWWSVRKDEGLRISPFNDSNMVLSPYRNLHRGGSIVLYEDVDSLSQRWNAVSVD
- a CDS encoding DUF397 domain-containing protein, with the translated sequence MITDNATWRKSSRSHQKTNCVEVALTPEAVGIRDTKDRSGGTLAVHPRAWAGFVNRLKTGEYDRG
- a CDS encoding DUF397 domain-containing protein gives rise to the protein MQHEAAHHWRTSSYSNDIGQCVEVALTPEAVGIRDTKDRSGGTLAVHPRAWAGFVNRLKTGEYDRG
- a CDS encoding DUF3558 domain-containing protein; the protein is MSSWKRAMLAAVSGVALLGALGCSPSGSGDTSDSPSATQASGGKSLESLDPCTMLSEAELKSFGLELPGEPTEDLPWSPGCYYEGDPITLTLFKDTRNTVSSNAEKSTWAEFERLQVNGRSGARTITKGATQARICNVMFDAGDGLIQVQATESRLPESVDECAKALEIAKKVEPNVPEPA
- a CDS encoding DUF3558 family protein, producing MRRAGSSPARGKRAVLAAVSGVALLGALGCSPSGSGDTSDDSSTTQASGGKSLENLDPCTMLSEAELKSFGLEPTGEPNNDLPWRPGCGYEGDPISATLFKDTRNTVSSNAEKDVWAEFERLQVNGRSGARAITKGSTQARICNVMFNAGDGLIQVQASEDGLSDEIDECAKGLELAKKIEPTVPEPV
- a CDS encoding helix-turn-helix domain-containing protein, which translates into the protein MTATDSPAVLRRYIAFELKRLREARGCTQAQVASYMRCAQSRITHIESQRNLPRLEFLEKLLRYYDCTEDQVRHFGGLLERANTKSWWTGIDHSREPLQFDLYLGLEDGASRIESYDPLLIPGLLQTPRYTEAIVRAGQQTEHDLDRQVDLRVRRQSALTRPDSPTHLWAVIDEQALDRPVAEPAVMREQLDKLLDTAELANVTLQICPVAVGGHPALTGPFTILHFPMPHDPGVVYIETRIKGFWFEEQPEIDQYTQIMNHLRTIAASPEQSKKLLNDKREEHI